A window of Macrotis lagotis isolate mMagLag1 chromosome X, bilby.v1.9.chrom.fasta, whole genome shotgun sequence contains these coding sequences:
- the LOC141499131 gene encoding large ribosomal subunit protein uL24-like, protein MKFNPFVTSDRSKNRKRHFNAPSHIWRKIMSSPLSKELRQKYNVHSMPIWKDDEVQVIRGHYKGQQIDKVVQVYRKKYIIYTERVQHEKANGTTVHVGIYPSKVVITRLKLDKDRKKILERKAKSRQAGKEKGKYKEETIEKMQE, encoded by the coding sequence ATGAAGTTCAATCCTTTTGTGACCTCTGACCGAAGCAAGAACCGCAAGAGGCATTTCAATGCCCCTTCCCACATTTGGAGGAAAATTATGTCTTCTCCTCTTTCTAAGGAGCTGAGACAGAAGTACAACGTCCACTCCATGCCCATTTGGAAAGATGATGAAGTCCAGGTTATTCGAGGACACTACAAAGGACAGCAAATTGACAAGGTAGTCCAAGtttacagaaagaaatatataatctaCACTGAGCGTGTACAGCATGAGAAGGCTAATGGAACAACTGTCCATGTGGGCATTTATCCCAGCAAGGTGGTTATCACAAGGCTAAAACTGGACAAAGATCGCAAAAAGATCCTTGAACGAAAAGCCAAATCCCGCCaagcaggaaaagaaaagggcaaaTATAAGGAAGAAACTATCGAGAAAAtgcaagaataa